One region of Carya illinoinensis cultivar Pawnee chromosome 8, C.illinoinensisPawnee_v1, whole genome shotgun sequence genomic DNA includes:
- the LOC122318259 gene encoding receptor like protein 22-like, producing the protein MKVQSLLSLMLLCLLHVHPTLHLLSEKSALLSVKSSITDDPESFLSTWNASTSHCNWTGITCHPSSRRVIALDLSNLRLSGTLSSDLAHLCFLSKLSVAFNGFSGAIPAELSSLSDLRVLNLSYNRFHGTFPSQLSLLKNLQVLDLYDNFMTGDLPLAVTQMPNLRHLNLGYNFFSGRITSQFGQWKFLVYLDVTHNNLEGPIPQEIGNLTNLRELYIGGYNNKYEGGIPSEIGNLSELVRLEAIGCNLSGEIPASFADMPELEKLDLSENNFSGIIPQRLGRNGKLQVLDLSSNNLTGTLPPDMCFGNRLELLYTEENSLVGPIPDALGRCESLFVIRMQHNFLNGSIPRDLFRLPNLTDVMLQNNRLTGKFPIFSRKDSKLEELDISDNKIQGELPSWIWRLPHLESLNLSHNCLETLDVNLNSPNTSQSRLTIIDLQSNQLQGQLSTLPLHFRYTREMGRRTFFSVSRNKFDGAIPTSLCNATILYVLDLSHNRLTGTIPQCLIEMGRVLSVMNLRGNNLTGIIPDSFPFNCNLQSLVLNGNQLEGELPKSLDRCNANLGVLDIGNNLIQDTFPCYLKNIDTLQVLILRSNQFHGSINCLDANTTWSKLQILDLASNHFVGKFPIRYFSSWKAMMGTEKEMESKGGSDSIVAGPKYRGFPSPPYQISVNLTLKGQDLEFVKLLAITTSLDLSCNSFDGDIPKEIGEFKVLYALNLSHNAFTGQIPQALGNLRALESLDLSSNKLIGEIPLQLADCLTFLSTLNLSFNQLVGKIPQIRQFATFSESSFEGNIGLCDFPMKEKCIHEELRPSAPPYSGNSIDWDFLSVELGFVFGLGIFIGPLIFWTRWRKRYYKHVDDIVFKMFPRTYIRIENYRSGGHRNQGRQARKNQGGR; encoded by the coding sequence atgaaagtgCAATCCCTCCTTTCGCTTATGCTTCTGTGCCTCCTCCACGTTCATCCAACCCTCCACCTCCTATCGGAAAAGAGTGCCCTCCTCTCCGTCAAATCCTCCATCACTGATGACCCAGAATCATTTCTTTCTACGTGGAACGCCTCCACTAGCCACTGCAACTGGACGGGTATCACGTGCCACCCTTCCAGTCGTCGCGTGATCGCCCTCGATCTCTCAAACCTTCGACTCTCTGGTACTCTCTCCTCGGACCTGGCTCATCTCTGTTTCCTCTCCAAACTCTCCGTCGCCTTTAATGGGTTCTCCGGGGCCATCCCCGCCGAGCTCTCTTCCCTCTCTGACCTCCGCGTCCTCAATCTCTCATATAATCGCTTCCACGGCACCTTCCCCTCCCAGCTCTCCCTCCTCAAGAACCTTCAGGTTTTGGATCTCTATGACAACTTCATGACCGGTGACTTGCCCCTGGCCGTCACCCAAATGCCCAACTTGCGCCATTTGAATCTAGGTTATAACTTCTTCTCAGGTCGGATAACGTCCCAGTTTGGGCAATGGAAATTCTTGGTATACTTGGATGTAACCCATAACAACCTCGAGGGTCCTATACCGCAGGAGATAGGAAACTTGACCAACCTCAGGGAGCTCTACATTGGAGGTTACAACAATAAGTACGAAGGTGGCATACCCTCGGAGATCGGGAACCTATCGGAACTAGTTCGTTTAGAAGCCATCGGCTGTAACTTATCCGGTGAGATTCCAGCGTCGTTTGCCGACATGCCAGAGCTGGAGAAGCTGGATTTGTCGGAGAACAACTTTAGCGGGATCATTCCTCAGAGGCTGGGAAGGAATGGGAAGCTTCAGGTTCTTGATCTTTCATCGAATAATTTGACTGGGACTCTACCTCCTGATATGTGTTTTGGTAATCGGCTTGAGTTACTGTATACTGAGGAAAATTCATTGGTCGGTCCAATCCCGGACGCACTCGGGAGGTGCGAGTCGCTATTTGTAATCCGAATGCAGCACAACTTTCTCAATGGTTCAATACCAAGAGACCTTTTCCGTTTGCCCAATCTCACCGACGTGATGCTGCAGAATAACCGTCTGACCGGGAAGTTTCCCATTTTCTCGAGAAAAGATTCTAAATTGGAGGAACTAGATATTTCTGACAACAAGATTCAGGGGGAGCTACCTAGTTGGATCTGGAGACTTCCCCATCTTGAGAGTTTGAATCTTTCTCATAATTGTCTAGAGACTCTAGATGTGAATTTAAACTCTCCCAACACTTCCCAATCCAGGTTGACAATCATAGACCTTCAATCCAACCAGCTCCAAGGGCAACTTTCAACTCTCCCACTGCATTTTCGGTACACCAGGGAAATGGGGAGGCGCACTTTTTTCTCTGTTTCGAGGAATAAATTCGACGGGGCTATTCCTACATCACTGTGCAATGCTACAATTCTATATGTTTTAGACTTGTCCCATAATCGCTTAACTGGCACGATTCCCCAATGCTTAATTGAAATGGGAAGAGTTTTAAGCGTGATGAATTTAAGGGGAAACAATCTTACTGGCATAATTCCTGACTCCTTTCCATTCAATTGTAATTTACAAAGTTTGGTTCTGAATGGAAATCAACTAGAAGGAGAGCTACCAAAATCCCTGGACAGGTGCAATGCAAACTTGGGGGTTTTGGACATCGGGAACAATCTCATTCAGGATACCTTCCCATGTTATTTGAAGAACATAGACACGTTGCAGGTCCTTATTTTGCGATCTAACCAATTTCATGGGTCTATTAATTGTCTTGACGCTAATACCACCTGGTCCAAACTTCAAATCTTAGACCTGGCCTCGAACCATTTTGTTGGAAAGTTTCCAATACGTTACTTTTCTAGCTGGAAGGCAATGATGGGAACCGAAAAGGAAATGGAAAGTAAGGGTGGATCTGATTCTATTGTAGCTGGTCCCAAATACCGAGGTTTTCCTTCCCCACCCTATCAAATTAGTGTAAATCTTACATTAAAAGGTCAAGATTTGGAGTTTGTGAAGCTCCTAGCTATCACAACCTCACTTGATCTGTCGTGCAATAGTTTTGACGGAGATATACCTAAAGAAATAGGAGAATTCAAAGTTCTATATGCCCTCAACTTATCTCACAATGCTTTTACGGGTCAAATTCCACAAGCTTTAGGAAACTTGAGAGCTCTTGAGTCACTAGACTTGTCGAGCAACAAGCTCATTGGAGAGATTCCTCTCCAACTTGCAGATTGTCTTACTTTCCTGTCAACCCTTAACCTTTCCTTCAATCAATTGGTGGGAAAGATTCCACAAATAAGGCAATTTGCTACATTTTCGGAAAGTTCCTTTGAAGGAAACATAGGATTATGTGACTTTCctatgaaagaaaaatgcatACATGAAGAATTGAGACCTTCTGCTCCTCCATATTCTGGGAATTCAATTGATTGGGACTTTTTAAGTGTTGAATTGGGATTTGTTTTTGGCCTCGGAATTTTTATTGGACCTCTTATATTTTGGACGAGGTGGAGGAAACGCTACTACAAACATGTCGACgatattgtttttaaaatgtttCCTCGGACATACATAAGAATAGAAAATTATCGAAGCGGAGGACACAGGAATCAAGGACGGCAAGCACGTAAGAATCAAGGTGGGAGGTAA